The following coding sequences are from one Shewanella putrefaciens window:
- the tyrA gene encoding bifunctional chorismate mutase/prephenate dehydrogenase, which yields MNEKTTAELEHLRSLIDGVDQQLLHLLRKRLDLVAQVGTVKHGAGLPIYAPQREAAMLAKRRDEAKALGIEPQLIEDILRRLMRESYLNEKDVGFKQVKKDLGTVVIIGGKGQLGGLFSQMLTLSGYQVNLLDKDDWQQADSLFADAGMVLVTVPIAITCELIREKLTQLPADCILADLTSIKTEPVKAMLEAHSGPVVGFHPMFGPDVGSLAKQVVVVCHGRSPEKYQWLLEQIAIWGARIVEAEPERHDSAMQLVQAMRHFSTFVYGLNLCKEEADIDTLLQFSSPIYRLELAMVGRLFAQSPELYADIIFAQQDSQHAIGDYLDNYREALDLLKRGDRNEFIKQFQAVAQWFGDFAPQFQRESRIMLQSVNDMKTN from the coding sequence ATGAATGAAAAAACAACGGCCGAATTAGAACATCTTCGAAGCTTAATTGATGGTGTCGATCAGCAATTACTGCATTTACTGCGTAAGCGCTTGGATCTCGTTGCACAAGTGGGCACGGTGAAACACGGCGCTGGTTTACCCATTTATGCACCGCAGCGTGAAGCTGCCATGCTAGCTAAACGCCGTGATGAAGCAAAAGCCCTAGGAATTGAGCCGCAGTTGATCGAAGATATTTTGCGTCGTTTGATGCGTGAGTCTTATCTTAATGAGAAAGATGTTGGCTTTAAACAAGTCAAAAAAGATCTAGGAACTGTGGTGATTATCGGTGGTAAAGGCCAGCTTGGTGGACTATTTTCACAAATGCTGACCTTATCTGGCTACCAAGTAAACCTGCTCGATAAAGACGATTGGCAACAGGCGGATAGCTTATTTGCCGATGCGGGCATGGTATTAGTGACTGTGCCGATAGCGATTACCTGCGAGCTTATTCGTGAAAAACTGACTCAGTTACCAGCAGATTGCATTTTGGCCGATTTGACCTCTATCAAGACTGAGCCAGTTAAAGCCATGCTTGAGGCGCATTCTGGTCCCGTCGTTGGTTTTCATCCTATGTTTGGTCCTGATGTTGGCAGCCTAGCGAAACAGGTTGTCGTTGTTTGCCATGGTCGCTCACCAGAAAAGTATCAATGGCTACTTGAGCAAATAGCAATATGGGGGGCGAGGATTGTCGAAGCCGAACCTGAGCGCCATGATAGTGCGATGCAGCTAGTGCAGGCAATGCGTCATTTTTCAACTTTTGTATACGGTTTGAATCTGTGCAAGGAAGAGGCGGATATCGATACTTTACTGCAATTTAGCTCGCCGATTTATCGTTTAGAGCTCGCTATGGTAGGGCGTTTGTTTGCCCAAAGTCCTGAGCTTTACGCTGATATTATTTTTGCTCAGCAAGATAGTCAGCATGCAATTGGCGATTATTTAGATAACTACCGTGAAGCCCTAGATCTGCTCAAACGGGGTGACAGGAACGAGTTTATTAAGCAGTTCCAAGCTGTTGCTCAGTGGTTTGGGGATTTTGCACCACAATTTCAGCGCGAAAGTCGTATTATGCTGCAATCGGTCAATGATATGAAAACCAATTAA
- the ffh gene encoding signal recognition particle protein, with protein sequence MFENLTDRLSRTLKNISGRGRLTEENVKETLREVRMALLEADVALPVVREFVNNVKERAVGQEVAKSLSPGQAFIKIVQSELEKSMGEANEALDLATQPPAVLMMAGLQGAGKTTSVAKLGKLLRTRHKKSVLVVSADVYRPAAIKQLETLAAEVDVEFFPSDVSQKPIDIAKAAIAHAKLKFIDVVIIDTAGRLHVDEAMMDEIKALHAAVKPIETLFVVDAMTGQDAANTAKAFNEALPLTGVILTKVDGDARGGAALSIRHITGKPIKFLGVGEKTDALEPFHPDRIASRILGMGDVLSLIEEVERGVDKEKAMKLASKVKQGGSFDLEDFREQLQQMKNMGGMMNMLEKLPGVGQLPPEALAQIQDGKMTGQMEAIINSMTSKERKNPDLIKGSRKRRIAAGSGTQIQDVNRLLKQFTQMQKMMKKMSAKGGMQKMMRGMRGMMPGGMKFPGR encoded by the coding sequence ATGTTTGAGAACCTAACCGACAGACTGTCACGCACGCTGAAAAATATCAGTGGCCGTGGTCGCTTAACCGAAGAAAACGTTAAGGAAACCCTGCGCGAAGTGCGTATGGCACTGCTGGAGGCGGATGTTGCCCTGCCTGTGGTGCGTGAATTTGTTAACAATGTGAAAGAACGTGCCGTTGGCCAAGAAGTGGCTAAAAGCTTAAGCCCTGGTCAAGCCTTTATTAAGATTGTTCAAAGCGAACTTGAAAAATCCATGGGCGAAGCGAACGAAGCCCTCGATTTAGCCACTCAACCGCCAGCCGTATTAATGATGGCGGGTCTGCAAGGTGCCGGTAAAACGACTAGCGTCGCCAAGCTTGGTAAATTGCTGCGCACTCGCCATAAGAAATCCGTATTAGTCGTTAGTGCAGACGTATATCGTCCAGCAGCGATTAAGCAGCTTGAAACCTTAGCCGCTGAGGTCGATGTCGAGTTTTTCCCATCGGATGTGAGTCAAAAACCGATAGATATTGCGAAAGCGGCTATTGCCCACGCAAAACTGAAATTTATTGATGTAGTGATCATCGATACGGCGGGTCGTCTACACGTCGACGAAGCCATGATGGATGAAATCAAGGCACTTCACGCTGCGGTTAAACCTATCGAAACACTATTTGTTGTCGATGCGATGACAGGGCAAGATGCGGCAAACACCGCTAAGGCCTTTAATGAAGCTTTGCCATTGACTGGGGTTATCTTAACCAAAGTCGATGGTGATGCCCGCGGTGGTGCGGCGTTATCGATTCGCCACATTACGGGCAAGCCGATTAAATTCCTTGGTGTGGGTGAAAAGACAGACGCGTTAGAGCCATTCCACCCAGACCGTATCGCTTCACGCATTTTGGGCATGGGCGATGTGTTATCGCTTATCGAAGAAGTTGAACGTGGCGTCGATAAAGAAAAGGCCATGAAACTCGCATCGAAAGTGAAGCAAGGTGGCAGTTTCGATTTAGAAGATTTCCGTGAACAGTTACAGCAAATGAAAAACATGGGCGGTATGATGAACATGCTGGAAAAACTGCCAGGTGTTGGTCAGTTGCCGCCTGAAGCCCTCGCGCAAATTCAAGATGGCAAGATGACCGGCCAAATGGAAGCTATCATTAATTCGATGACTTCCAAGGAGCGTAAAAACCCTGATTTAATTAAGGGCTCACGCAAGCGTCGTATTGCTGCTGGTTCTGGCACGCAAATTCAAGACGTAAACCGTTTATTGAAACAGTTTACTCAAATGCAAAAGATGATGAAAAAAATGTCGGCCAAGGGCGGCATGCAAAAAATGATGCGCGGAATGCGTGGCATGATGCCGGGCGGTATGAAATTTCCAGGACGTTAA
- a CDS encoding hybrid-cluster NAD(P)-dependent oxidoreductase, with translation MNMSVISKAEALSIAPKLKESFNHLVCVERWEETADVVSFRFQAGEPMKFDYKPGQFMTFVLEINGEQACRSYTLSSSPSRPYSLMVTIKRVPGGLVSNYLIDHLLPGQSVRVLPPTGQFNLFDIPAQKYLFLSAGCGITPMYSMSRYLTDSQMDADIAFLHSARTEVDIIFKSSLETMAQRHRSFKLRYMLESVTTTKPWHNEPIFYDTGRLDAESLRNLVPDFAERTIFLCGPEPYMQSVKSILNELQFDMSQLHHESFATAVKEAQSRVKQAEVLDVEHANASSSFMLSIGDKTRALLPEQTLLEGIEAEGLPIIAACRSGVCGACKCQVVEGTTESSSTMTLTPAEIEAGYVLACSTKLTSDVTLVL, from the coding sequence ATGAATATGAGTGTAATATCGAAAGCAGAGGCTTTATCTATTGCTCCCAAGCTAAAGGAGAGCTTCAATCATTTAGTGTGTGTTGAGCGTTGGGAAGAAACTGCTGATGTGGTGAGTTTTCGTTTTCAGGCGGGCGAGCCAATGAAGTTTGATTACAAGCCGGGGCAGTTTATGACCTTTGTGCTTGAGATTAATGGGGAACAGGCTTGCCGTAGTTATACCTTGTCATCTTCGCCTTCGAGGCCTTATTCCTTAATGGTAACGATAAAACGTGTCCCTGGTGGGCTTGTATCTAACTATCTTATCGACCATCTTTTGCCTGGTCAGAGTGTCAGAGTGTTACCACCTACAGGTCAGTTTAATCTGTTTGATATTCCTGCACAGAAATATCTTTTTTTGAGTGCAGGTTGTGGCATTACGCCCATGTACTCTATGTCGCGATATTTAACTGACAGTCAAATGGATGCAGATATCGCTTTTTTACACAGCGCTCGAACAGAAGTTGATATCATTTTTAAATCCTCCTTAGAAACCATGGCTCAACGTCACCGCAGTTTTAAACTTCGTTATATGTTGGAATCTGTCACTACCACCAAACCTTGGCATAACGAGCCTATATTCTATGATACAGGCCGATTAGATGCCGAAAGTTTACGCAATTTAGTGCCCGATTTTGCTGAGCGAACGATATTCTTGTGTGGTCCAGAACCTTATATGCAATCGGTAAAAAGCATCCTTAACGAGCTTCAGTTTGATATGAGCCAATTGCACCATGAGAGTTTTGCTACTGCGGTTAAAGAGGCACAAAGCCGAGTCAAACAAGCTGAAGTACTGGATGTAGAACACGCAAATGCCAGTTCGTCTTTTATGTTATCAATCGGCGATAAAACGCGAGCCTTATTACCTGAGCAAACCTTGCTTGAAGGTATTGAAGCCGAAGGTTTGCCTATTATTGCCGCTTGTCGCTCAGGCGTTTGTGGGGCTTGTAAATGCCAAGTGGTAGAAGGAACGACTGAGTCGAGTAGTACCATGACCTTAACACCTGCAGAAATTGAAGCGGGTTATGTTTTGGCCTGTTCAACGAAACTAACATCGGATGTGACGCTCGTTCTCTGA
- the rplS gene encoding 50S ribosomal protein L19 — protein sequence MNNIIKMLNDEQMKQDVPAFGAGDTVVVQVRVKEGDKERLQAFEGVVIAKRNRGLHSAFTVRKISNGEGVERAFQTHSPLIASIEVKRRGRVRRAKLYYLRDRSGKSARIREKLATK from the coding sequence ATGAACAACATCATTAAAATGCTCAACGATGAGCAAATGAAACAAGACGTTCCTGCGTTTGGTGCTGGTGATACAGTAGTCGTTCAGGTTCGTGTTAAAGAAGGTGACAAAGAGCGTTTACAGGCTTTCGAAGGCGTTGTAATTGCTAAACGTAACCGTGGTCTGCACTCTGCATTCACAGTACGTAAAATCTCTAATGGTGAAGGTGTTGAGCGTGCATTCCAAACGCACAGCCCTCTGATCGCAAGCATTGAAGTTAAGCGTCGTGGCCGCGTTCGTCGCGCCAAACTGTACTACTTACGTGATCGTTCAGGTAAATCTGCACGTATCCGTGAGAAATTGGCAACTAAATAA
- the rpsP gene encoding 30S ribosomal protein S16, with the protein MVTIRLARGGAKKRPFYNIVVADSRNARDGRFIERVGFFNPLARGQEETLRLDLARVEHWVSNGAATTERVAKLIKDARKATA; encoded by the coding sequence ATGGTTACCATTCGTTTAGCTCGTGGCGGCGCTAAAAAGCGTCCATTTTACAACATCGTTGTTGCTGACAGCCGTAACGCTCGTGATGGTCGTTTCATTGAGCGTGTTGGTTTCTTCAACCCATTGGCCCGTGGCCAAGAAGAAACTTTACGTTTAGATCTAGCACGCGTTGAGCACTGGGTTTCTAACGGTGCTGCTACAACAGAACGTGTAGCAAAATTGATCAAAGACGCTCGTAAAGCAACTGCTTAA
- the rimM gene encoding ribosome maturation factor RimM (Essential for efficient processing of 16S rRNA), protein MSSNQQPVVLGKLGSCHGIKGWLRITAYTDSVEGIFDYSPWLIKENGEWREVKVTQWRYQGKAVVAELEGVNTREQAQMLTNCEIAILPEQMDALPEDEFYWRDLIGCEVVNTTGYNMGIVDQIVETGSNDVLLVKANAKDSFGKVERMIPFVPEQFIKTVDVQGKQILVDWDPDF, encoded by the coding sequence ATGAGCAGTAACCAACAGCCAGTCGTACTGGGGAAATTAGGCTCCTGTCATGGCATTAAAGGTTGGCTGAGAATCACCGCCTATACCGATTCTGTTGAAGGTATCTTTGATTATTCACCTTGGCTTATTAAAGAAAATGGTGAATGGCGGGAAGTAAAGGTCACTCAGTGGCGATACCAAGGTAAGGCAGTTGTTGCCGAGCTTGAAGGTGTCAATACCCGGGAGCAAGCGCAAATGCTCACAAATTGTGAGATAGCGATTTTACCGGAACAGATGGATGCATTGCCAGAAGATGAATTCTATTGGCGTGATCTTATCGGTTGCGAAGTGGTCAATACAACAGGTTATAACATGGGGATCGTCGATCAGATCGTGGAAACAGGATCGAATGACGTATTACTGGTTAAAGCCAACGCTAAAGATAGTTTCGGCAAAGTGGAACGTATGATCCCCTTTGTCCCTGAGCAATTCATCAAAACGGTGGATGTGCAAGGTAAACAGATTTTAGTGGATTGGGATCCTGACTTCTAA
- a CDS encoding 3-deoxy-7-phosphoheptulonate synthase, translating to MQQDTINNVHISSEKVLITPQELKNALPLSEHAYRYILNARKTVADIVHKRDNRVLIVAGPCSIHDIAAAKEYALRLKTLHDELSDEFYILMRVYFEKPRTTVGWKGMINDPDMDESFDVEKGLKMARELMIWLAELELPVATEALDPISPQYISELVTWSAIGARTTESQTHREMASGLSMPVGFKNGTDGKLDVAINALKSAASSHRFMGINQQGQVALLQTAGNPDGHVILRGGAMPNYDAASVAECEAQLHKAKLNARLIIDCSHGNSSKDYTRQIPVCEDVFAQIYNGNKSIIGVMLESHLNEGNQSCDRPLSELAYGVSVTDSCINWEKTETVLRQGAAKLSSILPTRFDMLKVANA from the coding sequence ATGCAGCAGGATACGATTAACAACGTACACATCAGTTCAGAGAAAGTCTTAATCACGCCGCAAGAGCTTAAAAATGCCTTGCCACTGTCTGAGCATGCCTATCGTTATATTCTTAATGCCCGTAAAACTGTGGCTGATATTGTCCATAAACGTGATAACCGTGTGTTGATTGTGGCGGGACCTTGCTCCATACATGATATCGCCGCTGCAAAAGAATATGCTTTAAGGCTTAAAACTCTGCACGATGAACTCAGTGATGAGTTTTACATCTTAATGCGAGTCTACTTTGAAAAGCCGCGTACTACGGTCGGTTGGAAGGGCATGATTAACGACCCCGATATGGACGAATCCTTCGATGTCGAAAAAGGCTTAAAGATGGCGCGTGAACTGATGATTTGGCTCGCCGAGCTTGAGCTGCCCGTCGCCACTGAAGCACTCGATCCTATTAGCCCACAATACATTTCTGAATTAGTCACTTGGTCTGCTATTGGCGCTCGCACCACTGAATCGCAAACCCATAGGGAAATGGCATCGGGTCTGTCTATGCCGGTGGGCTTTAAAAATGGCACCGATGGTAAGCTCGATGTAGCGATTAATGCGCTAAAATCGGCGGCCAGTAGCCACAGATTTATGGGCATAAATCAACAGGGCCAAGTAGCGCTATTGCAAACTGCAGGTAATCCAGATGGACATGTGATTTTACGTGGTGGTGCAATGCCCAACTATGATGCGGCGAGTGTGGCAGAATGTGAGGCGCAGCTTCATAAAGCCAAACTTAATGCCCGCCTTATTATCGATTGCAGCCATGGCAATTCTTCTAAGGATTACACGCGGCAGATACCTGTGTGTGAAGATGTTTTTGCGCAGATCTACAATGGTAACAAGTCCATTATCGGGGTGATGTTAGAAAGTCACCTAAATGAAGGCAATCAAAGTTGTGATAGGCCATTAAGCGAGCTAGCTTACGGTGTTTCTGTGACAGATTCTTGTATTAATTGGGAAAAAACAGAAACTGTTTTACGTCAAGGCGCTGCGAAGTTATCTTCAATACTTCCAACGCGTTTCGATATGCTTAAGGTCGCTAACGCTTAA
- the trmD gene encoding tRNA (guanosine(37)-N1)-methyltransferase TrmD: MWLGVITLFPEMFRAVTDFGVTGRAVKNGLLELHTWNPRDFTHDRHNTVDDRPYGGGPGMLMMVQPLRDAIHAAKAAAGEEAKVIYLSPQGRKLDQQGVTELAKSSRLILVCGRYEGIDERIIQTEVDEEWSVGDYVLSGGELPAMTMIDAVSRLVPGVLGKQASAEQDSFSDGLLDCPHYTRPESLDGLDVPAVLLSGNHEQIRLWRLQQSLGRTLLRRPELLQNLALTDEQSTLLAQFVEAMDKHA, translated from the coding sequence ATGTGGTTAGGGGTAATAACCCTGTTCCCAGAGATGTTTCGTGCCGTTACAGACTTTGGTGTTACGGGTCGAGCCGTGAAAAACGGCCTGCTTGAGTTGCACACGTGGAATCCCCGTGATTTCACCCATGATAGACATAATACGGTAGATGACAGGCCTTACGGCGGTGGTCCCGGCATGTTGATGATGGTGCAACCCTTACGCGATGCCATTCATGCTGCGAAAGCAGCTGCAGGCGAAGAGGCAAAGGTGATTTATTTGTCACCTCAAGGACGCAAGCTGGATCAGCAAGGCGTGACTGAGTTGGCTAAATCATCCCGGTTGATTTTGGTGTGTGGTCGGTACGAAGGTATTGATGAGCGCATCATTCAAACGGAAGTGGATGAAGAATGGTCGGTTGGGGATTACGTGCTTTCGGGCGGCGAATTACCTGCGATGACCATGATAGATGCAGTATCGAGATTGGTTCCTGGTGTGCTAGGAAAACAAGCTTCGGCGGAGCAAGATTCTTTCTCCGACGGTTTACTGGATTGTCCTCATTACACTCGCCCTGAAAGCCTTGATGGACTCGATGTACCCGCAGTGCTGCTAAGTGGCAACCACGAACAAATTAGACTCTGGCGTTTACAGCAAAGCCTTGGTAGGACTTTACTGCGACGACCAGAATTATTGCAAAATCTAGCTCTGACTGACGAACAATCGACTCTTTTAGCGCAGTTCGTTGAAGCAATGGACAAGCATGCTTAG
- a CDS encoding cytochrome C assembly family protein — MVIFSASAMFFYCIALVLVTSRLFHPEGPNRRAVAGVASIAVILHAAALSQGIFTTDGQNFSLTNVISLVNWIIAFTFTVLMFRLKVIVVVPVVYACSVLSVALLWLLPPKFIIHFELYPEVLAHVVLSLMAYSALMIAALYAIQLAMIQNKLKKKQLMLSPGIPPLMTVEKQLYHLVIIGVILLSLSLATGFIFLDDMFADGKGHKAILSIMAWFVYITMLWQQYWVGCKIRTAVIYTLTGAGLLTLAYFGARIVKELILS, encoded by the coding sequence ATGGTCATCTTTTCTGCCTCAGCCATGTTTTTTTATTGCATTGCGTTGGTATTAGTGACAAGCCGACTTTTTCATCCCGAAGGTCCAAATCGTAGAGCCGTTGCAGGTGTCGCATCGATTGCCGTGATATTGCATGCTGCAGCCCTTTCGCAGGGAATTTTCACTACAGACGGCCAAAATTTTAGCCTGACGAATGTCATCTCACTCGTAAACTGGATTATCGCCTTCACTTTCACTGTGTTGATGTTTAGGCTTAAAGTGATTGTTGTCGTCCCCGTGGTCTATGCCTGTTCTGTGTTATCTGTAGCCCTACTTTGGCTATTACCACCTAAATTTATCATCCATTTTGAACTTTATCCCGAAGTGTTAGCTCACGTTGTCTTGTCACTTATGGCCTATAGCGCATTAATGATTGCCGCTTTGTATGCAATACAACTCGCCATGATCCAAAACAAGCTCAAGAAAAAACAATTGATGCTAAGTCCCGGTATTCCCCCACTAATGACAGTTGAGAAACAGCTTTATCATCTCGTGATTATTGGGGTGATTTTGCTCAGTTTATCGCTAGCGACAGGGTTCATCTTCCTCGATGATATGTTTGCCGATGGCAAAGGCCACAAAGCCATACTGTCAATAATGGCGTGGTTTGTGTATATCACTATGCTGTGGCAACAATACTGGGTCGGTTGTAAAATTCGTACTGCTGTCATTTATACCCTTACAGGTGCAGGCCTGCTGACGCTCGCTTATTTTGGAGCACGAATTGTCAAAGAGTTGATCCTCAGTTAA
- the hcp gene encoding hydroxylamine reductase — translation MFCIQCEQTIRTPAGNGCSYSQGMCGKLAATSDLQDLLIYMLQGVSVYAVKARELGIVDAEIDSFVPKAFFSTLTNVNFDDERIVAYAQQAAKYRASLKAAYELACERAGKVAEQVPEVAQLVLGTSKVEMLSQAPIALLNKDKHEIHEDILGLRLLCLYGLKGAAAYMEHARVLDQTDAEVAGRFHEIMAFLGESSVDGDKLFATAMEIGQLNYRIMAMLDAGETQSFGHPEPTVVNTKSVKGKAILVSGHDMKDLELILEQTVGKGINVYTHGEMLPALAYPAFKKYPHLVGNYGSAWQNQQKEFANFPGAVVMTSNCIIDPNVGSYSDRIFTRSIVGWPGVMHIIGDDFSAVIDKALALEGFNYDEIPHKITIGFARNALMAAAPAVVENVKNGSIKHFFLVGGCDGDKADRSYFTELAKSTPKDSIILTLGCGKYKFNKLEFGDINGIPRLLDVGQCNDAYSAIQLAIALAEVFECDINELPLSLVLSWFEQKAIVVLLTLLSLGVKNIRTGPTPPAFLTANLAKILEDKFGLRNTTTVEADLKTMLNVA, via the coding sequence ATGTTTTGTATTCAGTGTGAGCAAACTATTCGTACACCAGCAGGTAATGGTTGTAGCTATTCTCAAGGTATGTGTGGCAAGTTGGCCGCGACATCTGACTTGCAGGATTTATTAATTTATATGCTGCAAGGGGTTTCAGTGTATGCGGTTAAGGCCCGTGAGTTAGGTATTGTCGATGCCGAAATCGATAGTTTCGTACCTAAAGCATTCTTTTCTACTCTGACTAACGTTAACTTTGATGATGAGCGCATAGTCGCTTATGCACAGCAGGCTGCTAAATACCGCGCTAGTTTGAAAGCGGCTTATGAATTAGCCTGTGAAAGAGCGGGAAAAGTGGCAGAGCAAGTGCCAGAAGTGGCACAGTTAGTGTTGGGCACCAGTAAAGTTGAAATGCTCTCTCAGGCACCTATCGCGTTATTGAATAAAGACAAGCATGAAATCCATGAAGATATTCTTGGTTTAAGATTACTCTGCTTATATGGCCTTAAAGGCGCCGCAGCCTATATGGAGCATGCTCGCGTGCTTGACCAAACAGACGCTGAGGTTGCGGGCCGATTTCACGAAATCATGGCATTCTTAGGTGAGTCGAGTGTTGATGGGGATAAGTTATTTGCCACAGCGATGGAAATTGGCCAATTAAATTACCGTATTATGGCGATGCTCGATGCGGGTGAAACCCAATCCTTCGGTCACCCCGAACCAACGGTGGTGAATACTAAGTCAGTTAAAGGCAAGGCGATTTTAGTCTCTGGCCATGATATGAAGGACTTAGAGCTTATTCTTGAACAAACCGTAGGTAAGGGCATTAATGTCTATACCCATGGTGAAATGTTACCAGCACTGGCATATCCCGCGTTTAAAAAATATCCTCACCTTGTTGGTAACTATGGCAGCGCTTGGCAGAACCAACAGAAGGAATTTGCCAATTTCCCTGGCGCTGTGGTGATGACATCAAACTGCATTATTGATCCAAATGTGGGCAGTTATAGCGATCGTATTTTTACTCGCAGCATCGTTGGCTGGCCTGGCGTTATGCACATCATCGGTGATGACTTCTCGGCAGTAATTGATAAAGCACTTGCTTTAGAGGGTTTTAATTACGATGAGATCCCGCACAAAATCACTATAGGTTTTGCTCGCAATGCGTTAATGGCGGCAGCCCCTGCTGTGGTTGAAAATGTGAAAAATGGTTCAATAAAACACTTTTTCCTTGTGGGTGGTTGTGACGGTGATAAAGCCGACAGAAGCTACTTTACTGAACTTGCTAAATCCACACCTAAGGATTCAATAATCCTGACGCTAGGTTGTGGTAAGTATAAGTTCAATAAACTCGAATTTGGTGATATTAACGGTATTCCGCGTTTGCTCGATGTGGGTCAATGTAACGATGCTTATTCTGCGATCCAGTTAGCGATTGCATTAGCTGAAGTGTTTGAATGTGATATCAATGAATTACCTCTGAGCTTAGTGCTTTCTTGGTTTGAGCAAAAAGCCATTGTTGTATTGCTGACCTTGCTTTCTCTTGGCGTTAAAAATATCCGGACAGGGCCAACACCTCCTGCTTTCTTAACGGCAAACTTAGCCAAAATTTTAGAAGATAAGTTTGGTTTAAGAAACACGACCACCGTTGAGGCGGACTTAAAGACCATGCTAAACGTGGCTTAA